One genomic window of Gracilinema caldarium DSM 7334 includes the following:
- a CDS encoding MarC family protein — MVTLFIQILFTIFVVVDPFGIVPMYIGLTARLTAEEKKRTIKRALITAFLILTLFIIAGKWVLLILNVHPGSFFIAGGIMLFIVSLEMLFGQANRSKVSNNERPSEEDEDERTSVAIFPLAIPMLAGPGAITTILLFTSSQYPLYIIVPMLFVAVLCTLLVTGFSMGASELILKALGRTGVSVIERIMGLLLSGMSIQFVYDGLVKLGIIMKVVQ, encoded by the coding sequence ATGGTGACACTATTTATTCAAATTCTTTTTACGATTTTTGTTGTCGTTGATCCCTTTGGTATTGTTCCCATGTATATTGGTCTTACGGCTCGGCTCACGGCAGAAGAAAAAAAGCGGACTATTAAGCGAGCCCTCATTACAGCATTTCTTATTTTGACTCTTTTCATTATAGCCGGAAAATGGGTACTCCTTATTTTAAATGTACATCCCGGATCTTTTTTTATCGCTGGTGGTATTATGTTATTTATTGTCTCTTTGGAAATGTTGTTTGGTCAGGCAAATCGATCCAAGGTTTCAAATAATGAAAGGCCAAGCGAAGAAGATGAGGATGAACGTACTTCTGTGGCAATTTTCCCTCTTGCTATTCCAATGCTCGCAGGTCCTGGCGCGATCACCACTATCTTGCTTTTCACAAGCTCTCAGTATCCACTCTATATCATAGTCCCCATGCTCTTTGTAGCTGTATTGTGTACACTTCTTGTTACAGGTTTCTCTATGGGAGCTTCAGAATTAATATTAAAAGCCCTGGGACGAACCGGTGTTTCGGTTATCGAGCGGATTATGGGTTTGCTCCTGTCAGGAATGTCAATCCAGTTTGTCTATGATGGGCTCGTAAAACTTGGAATTATTATGAAGGTTGTTCAATGA
- the trxA gene encoding thioredoxin, with protein MSAEVTLTSANFDTEVMQSTTPVLIDFWAEWCMPCKMLAPLIDQIASQYAGKLKVGKVNVDEDSELANRFGIVSIPTLLVMKDGNVIRQRVGALPKHELENLFKDLI; from the coding sequence ATGAGCGCAGAAGTTACCCTGACCTCAGCAAATTTTGATACAGAGGTTATGCAGTCAACCACTCCCGTCTTAATAGATTTTTGGGCAGAATGGTGTATGCCCTGTAAAATGTTAGCCCCCCTTATCGACCAGATTGCTTCTCAATATGCGGGTAAACTTAAGGTTGGCAAAGTTAATGTAGATGAAGACAGTGAATTAGCCAACCGTTTTGGTATCGTTTCCATCCCAACCTTGCTTGTTATGAAGGATGGGAATGTGATACGGCAACGGGTAGGGGCTTTACCAAAACATGAACTCGAAAACCTGTTTAAGGATCTTATATAA
- a CDS encoding lipoate--protein ligase family protein: MESSIQRKRVIFSLSNNIYENLALENYLFEHLDPQEALLFLWRNTYTVVIGRFQDPEIECNLKALQVDGIPLARRQSGGGTVWHDLGNLCFTFMSSKKFFNRDNNLILIQRALQNLGFPVEINNRHDILLHGKKISGSAFREKADRSFHHGTILVTAELDKLHYYLKPELEKPQSRHTRSVSSPVSQLSAWQKDICISDVETMLKDSFSPKPAETISIEAVLHDPLYFNYLYQMQSRDWIYGPGAT; the protein is encoded by the coding sequence ATGGAATCCAGTATACAGCGAAAGAGAGTTATTTTTTCTCTTTCTAATAACATTTATGAAAATCTTGCTCTTGAAAATTACCTCTTTGAGCATCTTGATCCTCAAGAAGCATTATTATTTCTCTGGCGTAATACCTATACAGTAGTAATAGGTAGATTTCAGGACCCTGAGATCGAATGTAATCTCAAGGCACTTCAAGTTGATGGAATCCCCCTTGCTCGAAGACAAAGCGGTGGTGGTACTGTCTGGCATGACCTAGGGAACCTTTGTTTTACCTTTATGAGTTCAAAGAAATTCTTTAACAGAGACAATAATCTTATCTTGATTCAACGGGCTTTACAGAACTTAGGATTTCCTGTAGAAATTAATAATCGGCACGACATTCTTTTGCATGGAAAAAAGATTTCTGGTTCTGCCTTTCGAGAAAAAGCGGATCGATCTTTTCATCATGGGACAATACTGGTCACCGCTGAGCTTGATAAACTTCATTATTACCTAAAACCAGAACTTGAAAAACCTCAGAGCCGCCATACCCGTTCAGTATCTTCACCGGTAAGCCAACTTTCCGCTTGGCAAAAGGACATTTGCATCTCAGATGTTGAAACTATGCTAAAGGATAGTTTTTCACCAAAACCCGCCGAAACCATCTCGATAGAGGCGGTACTACATGACCCACTTTATTTTAACTATTTATATCAAATGCAAAGCCGGGACTGGATCTATGGTCCCGGTGCAACTTAA
- a CDS encoding DUF2259 domain-containing protein gives MYKQRFTIVAIGLGLSLACTLWAGDVATFMDLGFSMDGRYYAFGQYGIESGTLKPWADIFVVDVPKNNFVSGGRLSYVHSAPIIQGQDGSGALYSLLSSNGSLFSKYGIDFLRQSRPLYLSMDSKAGSSSNNTSIEFRDFETGDSYVANIVSLVEGSGDNIQSSFFINLECTKNDGSKKKYVVGTPQLKRPAVQSYRICRVMIAPKDGSMIFVIEMTKKAISGSDIRYMVEALRL, from the coding sequence ATGTATAAACAAAGATTTACTATAGTTGCTATTGGTTTGGGACTCAGTCTTGCTTGTACGCTCTGGGCTGGAGATGTGGCAACCTTTATGGATTTAGGCTTTTCCATGGATGGCAGATATTATGCTTTCGGTCAGTATGGAATAGAATCGGGTACCTTAAAACCTTGGGCAGATATCTTTGTGGTGGATGTTCCTAAGAACAATTTCGTTAGTGGTGGTCGTTTGTCCTATGTCCATTCAGCACCAATTATACAAGGACAAGATGGAAGTGGAGCTCTGTACTCTTTGCTTTCAAGTAATGGCTCTCTTTTTAGTAAATATGGTATAGATTTCCTGAGGCAAAGTCGTCCCCTCTATCTTTCAATGGACTCGAAGGCTGGATCCAGCAGCAACAATACCTCGATTGAATTTCGTGACTTTGAAACAGGAGATTCCTATGTAGCCAATATTGTAAGCCTTGTAGAAGGATCAGGTGATAATATCCAATCTTCATTTTTCATCAATCTGGAATGTACTAAAAATGATGGAAGCAAAAAAAAATACGTAGTAGGAACTCCCCAACTGAAACGTCCTGCTGTACAATCCTACCGTATCTGCAGGGTTATGATTGCTCCCAAAGATGGTTCCATGATTTTCGTAATTGAGATGACGAAAAAGGCAATTTCCGGCTCTGATATTCGCTATATGGTAGAAGCTCTTCGGCTTTAA
- a CDS encoding diacylglycerol/polyprenol kinase family protein: MILANTVDEIKTEIFRKSIHFLIAIVPSLAIISTTGTLVLLVLGVILYSYAETLRLSGVVVPFISQVTFMAARKRDQGRFVLGPVTLGIGAMLALLLYPAPASSIAIYALAFGDGLASLIGKVFGKIRPLILMGKSIEGSLACFFAVFLITYRISKSISLSFFTAIAATLIEIFPLKDFDNIIMPIGVGFIVWFLQP, encoded by the coding sequence ATGATACTTGCAAACACTGTAGATGAGATTAAAACAGAAATATTTAGAAAATCTATACACTTTTTAATTGCGATAGTTCCTAGTCTTGCTATAATCAGTACTACGGGAACTCTTGTACTACTAGTGCTTGGTGTGATTCTGTATTCTTATGCAGAAACATTACGTTTATCCGGTGTTGTAGTTCCTTTTATTTCTCAAGTAACATTCATGGCAGCACGAAAACGTGACCAGGGGCGCTTCGTTTTAGGTCCTGTAACGCTTGGTATAGGGGCAATGCTTGCATTGTTGTTATATCCAGCACCGGCTTCATCTATAGCAATTTATGCATTAGCCTTTGGTGATGGTTTAGCCAGTCTTATCGGTAAGGTTTTTGGGAAAATAAGGCCACTCATTTTAATGGGTAAAAGTATAGAAGGATCTCTTGCCTGTTTTTTTGCGGTGTTTTTAATAACCTATAGGATTTCAAAATCTATTTCTCTGTCTTTTTTTACAGCAATTGCTGCAACACTCATTGAAATATTCCCTCTTAAAGACTTTGACAATATTATAATGCCCATCGGTGTGGGGTTTATCGTTTGGTTCTTACAACCATAA
- the flcA gene encoding periplasmic flagellar collar protein FlcA, whose product MPSLQDLQEFKASLKNIGREPFVLQESGEGYDDLPLPDTEPIPIELSTSEDAPSEVSSEVASMASLSPSNQVDEVDFSLDDLEKPSTTSSTTEEDFDFGSFLDSISEEALTEPKNTEDESVLDTGLPQTLSDQTEHVDVPENMDFSVPDDLLQGFSEEIEESRSEQDSKLIHTPQESVVEETLAGDDEGTTEQVSDILDLESSGGEELGFEETQETTELSQNPTTSSKLEEFDFSIPEFEGSFPETSPDTLPPSSSSTFGDLGSLGGSEVSEYDEFSLGSESFQEIHNDNEDITNKLDVSQGGLSGVEDFSLSGIDELFMQTKEPASIEKASEASGKKGNIPIPIVEEITLSEEDFKKLEQTLTSYPLNLRIACEELIAEQAILPEQLSTLIKMLIRGSSAKETASFASKILGRSIPIPKSFEKKTGEALEAEQASFAYIFRHRMLPILELFTFIVLLTASIFYLSFEFIYTPLKAESIYKKGFERIDAGDYQRANERFFEAFNLWRKKSWFFKYAQKFRDKRQYIYAEQKYEELLRYYPRDKKGALEFAHFEATYLNNYVKADRILRNHILDYAIDDKDGLLALGDVNLAWGDMEPVRYEEARKAFARYMERYGKEDPVLERMLKYFIRTDNLAEVLPLQVYFMESKKRKISGATLAEMGGYLLDKKLQDVKGVPDKNISRIEGLREVLERAIKTDRNIPEGYYHLARYFSKFGKPVDEQAMLEKALSVFDTAPELSSRRIGYHIDTYRRYALLLRNNREFITAQAQLVAGLKVYEDAVQRRILARSSEFGRLYADLADIEYFSAGNYESALQHYMSSLENGWAPAEVQYRIGVIHYTNKNWAEALEKFFITSLEFPLNRRLLLALGNATYMRGDYHAAQGYYNRLLDILETERSRFPMLVPNDRPDHMELVERLMMARNNLAVTLESLAEVTGDNKLRSQALALYAESSRAWDLITRDPKRMVRSGSKNLAFLNTRNSLYPIKNYERQIYSPIDKDVLEPSLWEELLEK is encoded by the coding sequence CCTTCTGAAGTTTCATCTGAAGTTGCTTCGATGGCTTCACTTAGTCCATCCAACCAGGTTGATGAAGTTGATTTTTCTTTAGATGATCTTGAAAAACCATCTACTACTTCTTCGACCACCGAAGAAGATTTTGACTTCGGTAGTTTCCTGGATTCTATCAGCGAAGAAGCCCTCACGGAGCCGAAGAATACAGAAGACGAATCTGTATTGGATACTGGTTTGCCGCAAACTCTTTCTGATCAAACTGAGCATGTGGATGTACCAGAGAATATGGACTTTTCGGTTCCTGATGATTTATTGCAAGGTTTTTCTGAAGAAATTGAAGAAAGCCGTTCAGAGCAGGATTCTAAATTGATACATACACCTCAAGAATCTGTTGTTGAGGAAACATTAGCAGGCGATGATGAAGGAACAACAGAACAAGTTTCAGATATTCTCGATCTAGAAAGCTCAGGAGGAGAAGAACTTGGTTTTGAAGAAACCCAAGAGACCACAGAACTATCACAAAATCCTACAACTTCATCAAAATTAGAGGAATTTGACTTTTCCATTCCAGAATTTGAAGGATCCTTTCCCGAAACAAGCCCTGATACATTACCTCCTTCTTCATCAAGTACTTTTGGGGATCTTGGTTCTCTTGGGGGATCAGAAGTCAGTGAATATGATGAATTTTCTCTTGGATCTGAATCGTTTCAAGAAATCCATAATGACAATGAAGATATCACTAATAAACTTGATGTATCTCAAGGAGGGCTTTCTGGTGTAGAGGATTTTTCTTTATCAGGTATTGATGAGCTCTTTATGCAGACTAAAGAGCCTGCCTCGATAGAAAAAGCTTCTGAGGCTTCAGGTAAAAAAGGGAATATTCCAATCCCCATTGTAGAAGAAATAACCCTCTCTGAAGAAGATTTTAAAAAGCTTGAACAAACTCTCACGTCGTATCCTCTTAATCTTAGAATTGCTTGTGAGGAGTTGATCGCTGAGCAGGCAATACTGCCTGAACAGCTTAGTACCCTGATAAAAATGCTCATTCGTGGTTCTTCTGCAAAGGAAACAGCATCTTTTGCTAGTAAGATATTAGGACGAAGTATTCCAATCCCTAAAAGCTTTGAAAAAAAGACAGGCGAAGCACTAGAGGCTGAACAAGCTAGTTTTGCTTATATTTTCCGCCATAGGATGTTGCCTATTCTAGAATTATTTACCTTTATTGTACTCCTTACAGCATCGATTTTTTATTTGAGTTTTGAGTTTATTTACACTCCGTTAAAGGCTGAATCAATTTATAAAAAGGGTTTTGAACGTATTGATGCAGGAGATTACCAACGCGCCAATGAACGATTTTTTGAGGCCTTTAATCTATGGCGAAAAAAGTCTTGGTTTTTTAAGTACGCTCAAAAATTTAGGGATAAACGACAATACATCTATGCAGAGCAGAAATACGAAGAACTTTTACGTTATTATCCCCGGGATAAAAAGGGCGCTCTGGAATTTGCACACTTTGAAGCAACATATCTGAATAACTATGTTAAAGCAGATAGAATTTTGAGAAACCATATACTTGATTATGCTATTGACGATAAGGATGGTTTACTTGCCTTAGGGGATGTTAACCTTGCTTGGGGAGATATGGAACCAGTTCGTTATGAAGAGGCAAGAAAAGCCTTTGCCCGTTATATGGAACGTTATGGAAAGGAAGATCCCGTTCTTGAACGAATGCTAAAGTATTTTATCCGTACTGATAATTTAGCAGAAGTACTACCTTTGCAAGTCTATTTTATGGAGTCAAAGAAGCGGAAAATTAGTGGAGCAACCCTCGCTGAAATGGGGGGATATCTGCTAGATAAAAAATTACAGGATGTTAAAGGGGTTCCAGATAAAAATATTAGCAGAATTGAAGGTTTACGAGAGGTTCTTGAACGAGCAATTAAAACTGATAGAAATATTCCGGAAGGATACTATCATCTTGCAAGGTATTTTTCCAAATTTGGTAAACCTGTTGATGAACAGGCAATGCTTGAAAAGGCTCTTTCAGTTTTCGATACTGCCCCAGAGCTTTCATCACGCAGAATTGGGTACCATATCGATACCTATCGTCGTTATGCTCTACTACTTCGCAATAATCGGGAATTTATAACCGCTCAGGCTCAATTGGTTGCTGGATTGAAAGTTTATGAGGATGCTGTGCAACGTCGAATATTGGCACGTTCATCCGAATTTGGTAGACTGTATGCTGATCTTGCAGATATAGAATATTTTAGTGCTGGAAATTATGAAAGTGCTTTACAGCACTATATGTCATCCCTTGAAAATGGGTGGGCCCCTGCAGAAGTCCAATATCGTATTGGTGTCATACATTATACTAATAAAAACTGGGCTGAGGCCTTAGAAAAATTTTTTATTACATCCCTCGAATTTCCTCTGAATCGTCGTTTATTGTTGGCCCTTGGTAATGCAACATATATGCGGGGCGATTATCATGCGGCTCAGGGATATTACAATCGTCTTCTTGATATTCTTGAAACAGAACGATCCCGATTCCCAATGTTGGTTCCAAATGATAGGCCTGACCATATGGAATTAGTGGAACGCCTTATGATGGCCCGGAACAATCTAGCTGTTACCTTAGAAAGCCTAGCAGAGGTCACAGGTGATAATAAACTTCGTTCCCAAGCCCTTGCTCTGTATGCCGAATCCTCAAGAGCGTGGGACCTCATTACAAGGGATCCAAAACGTATGGTTCGTTCAGGATCTAAGAACCTTGCGTTTCTAAATACTCGAAATAGTTTGTATCCGATTAAAAACTATGAAAGGCAAATATACAGTCCTATAGATAAGGACGTCCTTGAGCCATCTTTATGGGAGGAGTTACTTGAAAAATGA